Proteins encoded in a region of the Pseudomonas sp. GOM7 genome:
- a CDS encoding phosphatidate cytidylyltransferase encodes MLKQRIITALVLLPIALGGFFLLDGLAFALFIGAVVSLGAWEWARLAGFESQGLRVAYAAVVALLLAVLYLLPGLAPLILALAVLWWVAATWLVLGYPDSSRYWGGLPGRLLIGLLILLPAWQGLVLLKQWPQANGLIIAVMLLVWGADIGAYFSGKAFGKRKLAPRVSPGKSWEGFYGGLAASLLITLLVGLQQGWSVGSLVLALLGAALVVMVSVVGDLTESMFKRQSGIKDSSNLLPGHGGVLDRIDSLTAAIPLFAALLWLAGWGSL; translated from the coding sequence ATGTTGAAGCAACGAATCATCACGGCACTGGTGCTGCTACCCATCGCCCTGGGCGGCTTTTTCCTCCTCGATGGCCTGGCGTTCGCCCTGTTCATCGGTGCGGTGGTCAGTCTGGGGGCCTGGGAGTGGGCACGCCTGGCGGGCTTCGAGTCGCAGGGGCTGCGCGTCGCCTATGCAGCGGTTGTCGCCTTGCTGCTGGCAGTGCTCTATCTATTGCCTGGCCTGGCGCCATTGATCCTGGCGCTGGCGGTGCTCTGGTGGGTGGCCGCGACCTGGCTGGTGCTCGGCTATCCCGATAGCAGTCGTTACTGGGGTGGCTTGCCTGGCCGTCTGTTGATCGGTCTGCTGATCCTCCTGCCGGCCTGGCAGGGGTTGGTGTTGCTCAAACAATGGCCGCAGGCCAACGGTCTGATCATCGCCGTCATGCTGCTGGTCTGGGGGGCCGATATCGGCGCGTATTTCTCCGGCAAGGCCTTCGGCAAGCGCAAGCTGGCGCCGCGGGTCAGCCCTGGCAAGAGCTGGGAAGGTTTCTACGGTGGTCTCGCTGCCAGCCTGCTGATCACCTTGCTGGTCGGCCTGCAGCAGGGCTGGAGCGTTGGCTCGCTGGTGCTGGCGCTGCTGGGTGCGGCGCTGGTGGTGATGGTGTCGGTGGTTGGTGATCTCACCGAGAGCATGTTCAAGCGCCAGTCCGGGATCAAGGACAGCAGCAACCTGCTGCCGGGGCATGGCGGCGTGCTGGATCGTATCGATAGCCTGACGGCGGCCATTCCGCTGTTCGCGGCACTGCTCTGGCTGGCCGGCTGGGGTTCGCTGTGA
- the uppS gene encoding polyprenyl diphosphate synthase, with amino-acid sequence MDKNKQGAVPRHVAIIMDGNNRWARKRLLPGVAGHKAGVDAVRAVIEVCAESGVEVLTLFAFSSENWQRPADEVGALMELFLGALRREAKKLLDNDIALRIIGDRSRFHPELQAAMREAEALTAGKRRFTLQIAANYGGQWDIVQATQRLAREVQAGHLLPEEISAEVLQGCLATGDMPLPDLCIRTGGEHRISNFLLWQLAYSELYFSDLYWPDFKHEAMRKALADFATRQRRFGKTSEQVAAEARS; translated from the coding sequence ACGTCGCCATCATCATGGATGGCAACAACCGCTGGGCCAGAAAGCGCCTGTTGCCAGGTGTGGCCGGGCACAAGGCCGGGGTCGACGCGGTGCGCGCGGTGATCGAGGTATGTGCCGAGTCGGGCGTCGAGGTGCTGACGCTGTTCGCCTTTTCCAGCGAGAACTGGCAGCGTCCCGCCGATGAAGTCGGGGCGCTGATGGAGCTATTCCTCGGTGCGCTGCGGCGTGAGGCGAAGAAGCTGCTGGACAACGACATCGCCTTGCGCATCATCGGTGATCGCTCACGCTTTCATCCCGAGCTGCAGGCCGCCATGCGCGAGGCCGAGGCGCTGACCGCCGGCAAGCGCCGCTTCACCCTGCAGATCGCCGCCAACTATGGCGGCCAGTGGGACATCGTTCAGGCCACTCAGCGCCTGGCGCGTGAGGTGCAGGCCGGGCATCTGCTGCCCGAGGAAATCAGTGCGGAGGTGCTGCAGGGCTGTCTGGCCACCGGCGACATGCCGTTGCCGGATCTGTGCATTCGTACCGGTGGCGAGCATCGCATCAGCAACTTCCTGCTCTGGCAGTTGGCTTACAGCGAGCTGTACTTCTCCGACCTGTACTGGCCGGATTTCAAGCATGAGGCCATGCGCAAGGCGCTGGCCGATTTCGCTACCCGCCAGCGTCGCTTCGGCAAGACCAGCGAGCAGGTGGCAGCCGAGGCGCGCTCCTGA